From the Oryza glaberrima chromosome 5, OglaRS2, whole genome shotgun sequence genome, one window contains:
- the LOC127774355 gene encoding anthocyanidin 5,3-O-glucosyltransferase-like has product MKKTMVLYPGLSVSHFLPMMKLADELVEHGYAVTVALIDDPAPQKQIAFTATVDRVISSKPSICFHRLPRVDHLPAVTTNDGEFYLPGYLDLVRRHNEPLHGFLSSHFRGGIQALVVDMMSVEALDIAERLKVPGYLFHPSNASLFAFFLQIPSICAEGKRSFSELGDTPLELPGLPPMPASHLINNLLEESPESEVYKAIMDLVRRYTNKYSNGFLVNTVDSLEARVVNTLRHARRQGGRALPPFYFVGPLVNKAGERGERPERHECLAWLDRQPDRTVVFLCFGSTGIGNHSTEQLREIAVGLEKSGHRFLWVVRAPVVSDDPDRTDLDALLPAGFLERTSGQGAVVKQWAPQVDVLHHQATGAFVTHCGWNSVLEGITAGVPMLCWPLHSEQKMNKVLMVEEMGIAVEMVGWQQGLVTAEEVEAKVRLVMESEAGVELRARVTAHKEAAAVAWTDVGSSRAAFTEFLSDADSRQTS; this is encoded by the coding sequence ATGAAGAAGACCATGGTGCTCTACCCTGGCCTCTCCGTCAGTCACTTCCTCCCGATGATGAagctcgccgacgagctcgtgGAGCACGGCTACGCCGTCACCGTCGCACTCATCGACGACCCAGCGCCCCAAAAGCAAATCGCTTTCACGGCCACCGTCGACCGCGTCATCTCGTCCAAGCCCTCCATATGCTTCCACAGGCTACCACGCGTCGACCACCTTCCCGCCGTCACCACCAATGACGGCGAATTCTACCTCCCCGGGTATCTGGACCTTGTGAGGCGACACAACGAGCCCCTCCATGGTTTCCTCTCTTCCCATTTCCGCGGAGGCATACAGGCCCTCGTCGTGGATATGATGTCCGTCGAAGCGCTCGACATAGCTGAGAGGCTCAAGGTCCCTGGCTACCTCTTCCACCCATCGAATGCAAGCCTTTTTGCCTTCTTCCTCCAGATTCCGTCCATCTGTGCAGAGGGTAAACGGAGCTTCAGTGAGCTAGGAGACACCCCTCTCGAGCTCCCTGGCCTCCCTCCTATGCCGGCCTCTCACCTCATCAACAATCTGCTCGAGGAGTCGCCTGAGAGTGAAGTGTACAAGGCCATCATGGATTTGGTTCGCAGGTACACTAATAAATACTCCAATGGCTTCCTCGTGAACACTGTCGACTCGCTGGAGGCACGGGTGGTGAACACGCTCAGGCACGCACGCCGTCAAGGCGGCCGGGCGTTGCCGCCGTTCTACTTCGTCGGGCCGTTGGTCAACAAGGCCGGCGAAAGGGGAGAGCGACCTGAGAGGCACGAGTGCCTCGCATGGCTCGACCGGCAACCGGACCGCACCGTCGTGTTCCTCTGCTTTGGTAGCACCGGCATTGGCAACCACTCCACGGAGCAGCTCAGGGAGATCGCCGTCGGCCTGGAGAAATCCGGCCACCGTTTCCTGTGGGTGGTGCGCGCCCCCGTCGTCAGCGACGATCCCGACAGGACGGACCTCGACGCGCTCCTCCCGGCGGGGTTCTTGGAGCGAACCAGTGGCCAGGGCGCCGTCGTCAAGCAATGGGCGCCGCAGGTGGACGTGCTCCATCACCAGGCCACCGGAGCGTTCGTGACACACTGTGGATGGAACTCGGTGTTGGAGGGGATCACCGCGGGCGTGCCGATGCTGTGCTGGCCGCTCCACTCGGAGCAGAAGATGAACAAGGTTCTCATGGTGGAGGAGATGGGCATCGCCGTCGAGATGGTCGGGTGGCAGCAGGGCCTTGTCACGgccgaggaggtggaggccaaGGTGAGGCTGGTCATGGAGTCCGAGGCAGGCGTCGAGCTCAGGGCGCGCGTCACGGCGCACAAGGAAGCCGCGGCCGTGGCTTGGACCGACGTTGGCTCGTCGCGCGCTGCGTTTACAGAGTTTTTATCTGATGCAGACAGTCGACAGACGTCGTGA